One window from the genome of Breoghania sp. L-A4 encodes:
- a CDS encoding SDR family oxidoreductase, protein MTRLNGKSIIITGASSGIGHAAALLFAENGGRLVLGARRQAELDALVAEIRRKDGTAIALAGDVRDETYAKALVDLAQQTYGGLDAAFNNAGTLGEMGAAPDLTLEGWEDTLRTNLTSAFLAAHCQIPALLKEGGGALLFTSSFVGSTVGFPGMAAYAASKAGIAGLAMTLAAEFGPQGIRVNTLLPGGTDTDMGRVVANTPETQAFVQGLHALKRTAQPAEIAQAALFLLSDDASFVTGQQILADGGVSITRT, encoded by the coding sequence ATGACACGACTGAATGGAAAGAGCATCATCATCACGGGCGCCAGCAGCGGCATCGGTCATGCGGCCGCGCTGCTGTTTGCGGAAAATGGCGGACGGCTTGTGCTCGGAGCACGCCGACAGGCGGAACTCGACGCCTTGGTGGCCGAGATTCGCCGCAAGGACGGCACGGCGATCGCCCTGGCCGGCGACGTTCGCGATGAAACCTATGCCAAAGCCCTGGTCGACCTCGCCCAACAGACCTACGGCGGACTGGACGCGGCGTTCAACAACGCAGGAACGCTGGGTGAAATGGGCGCGGCCCCCGATCTGACGCTTGAAGGCTGGGAGGATACGCTGCGCACCAACCTGACCAGCGCCTTCCTCGCCGCCCACTGCCAGATCCCGGCGCTTCTCAAGGAAGGTGGCGGCGCACTGCTGTTCACGTCGTCATTCGTCGGCAGCACCGTTGGCTTTCCCGGCATGGCCGCTTATGCCGCCAGCAAGGCCGGGATCGCAGGTCTGGCCATGACTCTGGCGGCCGAATTCGGCCCCCAGGGCATCCGGGTCAACACGCTGCTTCCCGGCGGTACCGACACGGACATGGGACGCGTTGTCGCCAACACGCCGGAGACACAGGCGTTCGTGCAGGGTCTGCACGCCCTGAAGCGCACCGCGCAGCCGGCCGAGATTGCCCAGGCGGCGCTGTTTCTGCTGTCCGACGACGCCAGCTTTGTGACTGGTCAGCAGATTCTGGCCGACGGCGGCGTGTCGATCACGCGTACGTGA
- a CDS encoding nuclear transport factor 2 family protein: protein MTTNTDEIAIRDLFDTYAAAFDDFDAEAIAGLFAYPTVIWQFDRGNMFDTDEDLIENIEALLAVLDSEGVVHSEYVVESLSISGPTALVAVSWAQERSNGDVALAFTCHYHLVNIDEEWTIASIFNVNAPET from the coding sequence ATGACAACAAACACCGATGAAATCGCGATCCGCGACCTTTTCGACACCTATGCTGCGGCCTTCGACGATTTTGATGCCGAGGCCATCGCCGGGCTGTTCGCCTATCCCACGGTCATCTGGCAATTCGACCGCGGCAACATGTTCGACACCGACGAGGATCTGATCGAGAACATCGAGGCTCTCCTGGCCGTTCTCGATTCAGAGGGCGTGGTGCACTCGGAATATGTCGTGGAGTCGCTCTCGATCTCCGGGCCGACCGCGCTGGTCGCTGTGTCCTGGGCGCAGGAACGCTCCAACGGCGACGTGGCGCTGGCCTTCACATGTCACTATCATCTGGTCAACATCGACGAAGAATGGACTATCGCCTCGATCTTCAACGTCAACGCACCGGAGACCTGA
- a CDS encoding AraC family transcriptional regulator: protein MFDRVDLPVGILDTPDLPLPLSEQFKVLQSAGRETGDPYFGARLGRLVRIENLSAFGKWVSEAPTAAAAIDRSNRGLNRYLQTGTNLLLETDGDRARWSIEFLDPGFEGRFQNELLGVSYLIDVVRCFLGRTWTPDLVRVTGTRHGQAAVLEHIFEAPVLAGSRVPTIEFPARLLGTHKAASWALPHDDQSFSCEERQIPNTADPSSEVSAMISIAMLNSYPRIDWVARKLGLTRRTLQRRLGTHGTTFSRLLDEQLQEKAARMLQDRDRQITDIALELGYSELAHFSRAFAKWSGVSPALYRKLDARTDA, encoded by the coding sequence GTGTTCGACCGGGTCGACCTACCCGTGGGCATCCTCGATACACCCGACCTTCCGTTGCCCCTGTCCGAACAATTCAAGGTACTGCAAAGCGCGGGCCGCGAGACCGGCGATCCCTACTTCGGCGCCCGCCTCGGGCGACTGGTGCGCATCGAAAATCTCAGCGCCTTCGGCAAGTGGGTCAGCGAGGCGCCGACGGCCGCCGCCGCGATCGACCGCTCCAACCGCGGCCTGAACCGCTATTTGCAGACCGGAACGAACCTGCTGCTGGAAACAGACGGCGACCGGGCCCGCTGGTCGATCGAGTTCCTGGATCCGGGGTTCGAAGGCCGCTTTCAGAACGAGCTGCTTGGCGTCAGCTACCTCATCGATGTGGTCCGCTGCTTCCTCGGGCGCACGTGGACGCCGGATCTGGTGCGGGTGACCGGCACCCGTCACGGCCAGGCGGCCGTCCTGGAACATATCTTCGAGGCCCCGGTGCTTGCGGGGAGCCGTGTGCCCACGATTGAATTCCCCGCGAGACTGCTGGGCACGCACAAGGCCGCATCATGGGCTCTGCCGCACGACGACCAGTCTTTCTCATGCGAGGAACGGCAAATCCCGAACACCGCCGACCCCTCCAGCGAGGTGTCAGCCATGATCTCGATCGCCATGCTCAACAGCTATCCCCGGATCGACTGGGTCGCCCGAAAACTCGGACTGACGCGCCGGACCCTGCAACGGCGGCTCGGCACGCACGGAACGACGTTTTCCCGGTTGCTTGACGAGCAGCTGCAGGAGAAGGCGGCCCGGATGCTTCAGGATCGCGACCGGCAGATCACCGACATCGCCTTGGAGCTGGGCTACAGCGAACTGGCCCATTTCAGCCGGGCGTTCGCGAAATGGTCCGGCGTATCGCCGGCGCTGTACCGGAAACTGGACGCGCGCACGGACGCATGA
- a CDS encoding DUF6460 domain-containing protein, producing the protein MRQDTLYRFFGGSPGRVLLRLVFISFVVGIILSAIDLNPLELINWARDIVVRIWNMGFEAIERVGGYFLLGAIIVFPLWLLSRFLKMGRGEQ; encoded by the coding sequence ATGCGCCAGGATACCCTTTATCGCTTTTTCGGCGGCTCGCCCGGCCGGGTCCTGCTGCGGCTTGTGTTTATTTCCTTTGTCGTCGGCATCATCCTGTCGGCCATCGACCTGAATCCGCTGGAGCTCATCAACTGGGCGCGAGACATCGTTGTGCGCATCTGGAACATGGGATTTGAGGCCATCGAGCGCGTCGGCGGCTATTTCCTCCTGGGCGCCATCATCGTGTTTCCGCTGTGGCTGCTGTCGCGTTTCCTCAAGATGGGCCGCGGTGAGCAGTAG
- a CDS encoding DUF4437 domain-containing protein: MTKLGFDDSNIRWYQLEGVDHASYHVLSVDVDAKIVDVLFKFDANQRVILHNHHADYRTFVIQGELRIYAANGDLMETRPVGSYVARPAGGVAHTEGGGDVDAIVYFSNRGTDGMIYELLDGDFNTIATLGLHDFKGLMEAQETPIQPIVPG, encoded by the coding sequence ATGACGAAGCTGGGTTTCGATGACAGCAATATTCGCTGGTACCAACTGGAGGGCGTCGATCACGCGTCCTACCATGTGCTGAGTGTCGACGTTGACGCGAAGATCGTCGACGTGTTGTTCAAGTTCGACGCCAATCAGCGGGTCATATTGCACAATCACCACGCGGACTACCGGACGTTCGTCATCCAGGGCGAATTGCGCATCTATGCCGCAAACGGCGACCTGATGGAGACGCGCCCCGTCGGGAGTTATGTTGCGCGCCCGGCCGGCGGCGTTGCGCACACGGAAGGCGGCGGCGACGTCGATGCGATTGTGTATTTCAGCAATCGCGGTACCGACGGGATGATCTACGAGTTGCTCGACGGCGATTTCAACACGATCGCCACCCTGGGACTGCACGATTTCAAGGGCCTCATGGAAGCGCAGGAGACGCCAATTCAGCCGATTGTTCCGGGGTAG
- a CDS encoding histone deacetylase encodes MALPIVHSPDFHAELPGGHRFPMGKFRRLAQVLMEEGLAAPGTFHVPVPAPAEWIAAVHEPGYVRQVFAAAVDPRISREIGLPVTDQVSLRARSACAGSVLAGQLALQHGIACNTAGGSHHARRAQGAGFCVFNDVAVAIRQLQACGEIERALVIDLDVHQGDGTAEIFAGDDSVFTFSMHAEKNYPVRKHPSSRDIALPDATQDAGYMEILRLALPVIIEAAAPDIVFFNAGVDPHADDRLGRLALSDEGLTERDRTVIGAVRERGIALAGVLGGGYSNDVDLLARRHATLHRVAAEFV; translated from the coding sequence ATGGCGCTGCCAATTGTTCATTCCCCGGATTTTCACGCGGAGCTGCCTGGCGGCCATCGCTTTCCCATGGGCAAGTTCCGCCGTCTCGCGCAGGTCCTCATGGAGGAGGGGCTGGCCGCTCCGGGTACCTTTCATGTGCCGGTGCCCGCGCCTGCCGAGTGGATTGCTGCCGTGCATGAGCCCGGCTATGTGCGGCAGGTGTTCGCCGCGGCGGTCGATCCGCGAATATCGCGTGAGATCGGCTTGCCGGTCACCGATCAGGTGTCGTTGCGCGCCCGCAGCGCCTGTGCGGGATCGGTGCTTGCCGGACAATTGGCGCTCCAGCACGGGATTGCCTGCAACACCGCCGGTGGCAGCCATCACGCCCGGCGGGCGCAAGGGGCGGGGTTCTGCGTCTTCAACGATGTGGCGGTGGCGATCCGCCAGTTGCAGGCATGCGGCGAGATCGAGCGGGCGCTGGTCATCGATCTCGACGTGCACCAGGGCGACGGGACGGCGGAGATCTTTGCCGGCGACGACAGCGTCTTCACCTTCTCCATGCACGCCGAGAAGAACTATCCGGTCCGCAAGCACCCATCGAGCCGCGACATTGCATTACCTGATGCCACGCAGGACGCAGGTTATATGGAAATCCTGCGCCTGGCCCTGCCGGTGATCATCGAGGCCGCGGCGCCCGATATCGTGTTCTTCAATGCCGGAGTCGACCCACACGCGGATGACAGACTGGGCCGTCTGGCCCTGAGCGATGAAGGCCTGACCGAACGCGACCGCACCGTTATCGGCGCGGTGCGCGAGCGCGGCATTGCGCTCGCGGGCGTCCTTGGCGGCGGTTATTCGAACGATGTCGACCTGTTGGCCCGCCGTCACGCGACGTTGCATCGCGTGGCGGCGGAATTCGTCTGA